GTGCACATCTCTATCGGAGCATCATACAACAGATTTgtcattttgaaattttgataaagCAGAAATAGATTTGAATAGAATGATCTGTTTTGTTTCATTTATTCTCCTTTCCTTCGTCTTTTCCGTTTATTTAACTGTATGTGTTTATTTTACGGCCAACCCAAGCTAAGCTACACCGTGTGCAAGAAAGCCTGTATTGCTGCACATATAAAGAATTCAACCTGCCATTCCATGTATGTGGCTTTAATACTTTATTATTTGGTATACGACTTTTAGATACGTTGTCAAATTCGGGCATGAATTATTATTTACCGACTAGTCTATTGCTGTATACGAATAAAACTTTATGGTGTTAAATACTTTTTGTGTAGAAAAAGTGGagtttatattatgatataaaaaattaaatcgaCATCTTtttataataatgtttatataatgagtaatatgatatttaaaaactcaaaaaagatgaggtttttttattttgggaGATGATAGATGTAGTTGAGTTATAAATTTTctggaatatttttttatggcaaCTTTCTAAATTAACATAAAGTCTAATTTAATATGAATACGTTTGGTATATCTTGCTATAAGTGGTAAAGATTGATTATAAATTAATCCACAAAATCTTCTTTGCAATTATTCGTTTTTGTTTAATGAAAACATATTTGGCAAAAGCTTTCGCAATTGTTTGTCTTTCATAAATCTATGAAATACGAATGCTTCCGATTGTCTCTGTTAATCATTATTCATTACTCCGATCTCCATTTAAATTATTCAATCACCTAATTTTCTATTACATCAAAGCACATTTATGTATTTTCTTGATAGAAAAGTTTATAACCTATAATCACTTGGACTGTCAGATGGGATTACTAATTAATAAATTTCTTCTTAACTTTCTTCCAAACTCTAATATACGTAAACTCCGACAAGCGGTTTAGGTAAAATAAAACTACTAAATATAGTAATACACAAAAAATGTAgtacttatttttttaaatggtaACAACAAACAAATTAGGTGTAGAATTTACATTTCAAACATGGATAACCATTTCATATTGAGAAAATAGTAAGCACTTTAATGTTAACACCACCCGACTTGATCGGGCCGGATACCAACCAAACACAAAATATGCAAAACTTAAATGTCTTTCCTCACTTTTGAAATTTggctaaaatatatatatatttttttgaaaagtaaTCGGGCCAAGAATGGAATTCATACACATTTCTTAATAAATGGGCATATGATATGATCTTGCTTTTATTGTTAtcttttgttttcaaataaactTTTGTCTCGTGAACATTCAACTTGGTTTTACGATAGATtcaataattctaaaaaaaaataataataacgtgACAATTATAATAATAACTTTAGAGTGTTGAATAAATATTTGTAACTAGTACCCGATtgattaatttttactttttttttaaaattgtgaatgatatttaaaaatttaatgatatagataggtaaagataaatatatctttatagatttaaaagaattttgaacGTGGAATAGATATGTTTTTGAGGCACTaccatttttttaagaatatatcttttgtgagacggtctcactaaaCTTTATCTGTTAGACGTGTCAACACTACCGATATtcagtataaaaagtaatattcttagcataaaaagtaatacttttttatggatgacccaaataagagatccgtctgacaaaatacgacccatgagaccgtttcacacaagtttttgtctttttctaaaatcatttttccttttcttcgaTAACCTCTACCTTACATTTTATGatcaattatttgataaaaaaaataaagcatcCACCACGATCTTTTTTCACATGATTATGTCTTCTTTAAAGTACTCTATTTATCAAAAATACATAAACTTGATTGTTTTTCCGAAcagatttaaaatataatggGAAAAAAAACTATACTAAACAAACTTTCTATTTCATCTTTATTTAATAGATCTCCGAGACAACTAAATtaggagtatgtctcttgtgagacggtctcacgaatctttatctgtgagacgtatTAACCTTACCaattttcacaataaaaagtaatactatcacaataaaaagtaatactttttcatgtatgacccaaataagagatccgtctaacaaaatagactcgtgagaccgtctcacgtaaGTTTTTGCACTAAATTAGTTACAAGAATACAAATTAAAcatgaatatattattaaaagaatAGAAAAATACCACTAAATATAAGATAACATCTCATGAAAAATTTACTACGTAAATAacacgaaaaaataaaaataaaacttatatatttgagacgaaaaaaatacaaatttatctTTAACTCTGAGTAATAATGGCGTGTGATAATATTGTTTCaatcattaatattatttatttgttactatatattttttaaaatataatttatgacTCTACGATAATATTAAATGAACATAGCCCAATCTCAACTGTCAAATTAGATAATAGTTTCcttaaaaaacaattaattaaaagatAGTGTGTCCCCACAGACAAAAACACTTGACGACTCTCGAATTTCGACATCCTTATTATCTTTCCCCCTACTCTTCAACAATGCTTTGTTGCTTACCAGAGGCAAAGAACATGTGAAATGGACCCACCTTCAACGAACCACAATTACCGTGTaaatagatatagatatagatatagataagtTGTTTTGAAATGTATTAGATACACCCAAGAGCCTCACctaaatcttgaaattcattTCACCACAGGATCCACATAGAATTTTTGTTGAACATTTTCTTGGATAGTGGTGTGCTGTATCATCTCATTCAATGTTTCATTTGCTTTTCATTCATCTGTATATATAAATAGGTTATAGGATGGGAGTGAGATAATTCATCCAAATTCTTGACTTCTTGCTATATAAATCTTTTGAGTTACCTTTAATGGCCAAAAAGCATCTTTTGCACATTTTAAACCTCTAAATTTGCAATCTTTCTTGTTTTTAACGAGGCCATGTAACTGGGTATTTAAGCAGAGTTGTTGATGCTTTCTGTTGATGCCTCAGAAATGGGCTACTCTTTTCTGCAAAAGGGTTGGTGTATTGTTGTGTGTTTGTTGTGTTTTAGCTTAATTTGTGATGTGAATGCTGATGTGACTGTGGAGGGAAGAGTTTTCGTGGATGGGAGAAGCCCCATTGCTAAGACGGATAAGGATTTTATATGCGCTACGTTGGACTGGTGGCCACCTGAGAAATGTGATTATGGGACTTGCAGTTGGGGTCACGTTTCTTTGTTGAATTTGGTATGTTTTCTCATATGTTTTCTTCATCATTGTCCCATGTTTACTAGGCGCACAGAGAGGGGTGATCGAGAAAAATCTCAATTTTGGCATGCTATGTTTTGGAAAACTCAAGTTTCGCTTCCACAGCTGAGATTTTCCCCCGCTTTCCGAATCCTTGGTCCGCATGCATCTGCAAACTTGTTATATCTTTGTATTTGTGTGTGTCATTTGACATGATTGAATTTGATGGGTAGTAATTGATGGTTATCattgttttatttatgattGGAAGAAATCACTATCTTATGTTCTTGAGGctttaaaattcattatttcTGTGCTTTTCTCTGTTTCTGTTAAGCTCTGGTGGCCAAGGGTGGAGCCGGACCGACAttaaagtttttaattaatCCTTTGGAGTACAAAAACACAATATCAAGCTAAGATTGAGaggttttttcttgaaaaaaaaataaaaaaattaggggTTATCATGACAGGGATAATCCATAATTTCCAACCCTGCTTCAAATGTGGCTCCACCACTTTTTGAATCAAAATATTTGGTTGGATAAGATCTTTGGTTTGGTAAAAATTTGGTACAGTTTGGTGAAAGAGAACGTCCAATTATTCAAAACTAAGCAACCGCAGAGCAAACAAGAATACAAGATATCTATAGCTTGTGACAAATGTATCTTGAGGACCTCATCATGAAATATGCAATTGTTTTTTATTCTAGGGAAATCACACCTCTCCCCATTGAGTTTGTCTTGTGATTCATGGATGTGAGATGATGTTGAACCAGTAAATTATTCTgtcttgaaaaattaatttaatttgtttcatAAAGAATAAGGACAGAGTTCTAACAATTCCgtgaaaaaaataaactttGCCATCCGAAATTTCTCCATTGCGAAACTTATTGTTTATATACTAAGAGCTTTTTGATGTGAAGATCATGAACAAACATGCCTTATGCAAGGATTTTCATGTTTCTGAGTGCAGGATCTCAAGAATGTCGTTCTCTTAAATGCAGTACGAGGTATGGATTCATTAACATGAAATAAGTAATTGCACGTTTTCCTGCACTTTTCAATCAAAATGATGGGATATTAACTTTATTCTTTTACATGATCATGTAGCTTTTTCACCATTAAAGATCAGATTGGGTGGAACATTGCAAGACAAAGTCATATATCAAACGGAAGATAATCCGAAGACCTGCAATTCATTCACCAAGAACCCATCTGTTTTGTTCGGTTTCACCGAAGGGTGCCTTCCATTGGCTAGATGGGATGAGCTAAATTCCTTCTTTAATCAATCTGGGTAAGAACATAACTTTGGTTTGAAtttcaataattaagaaaatcaTGCTAGTATTAAAAGTTGCTACTACTTTTTATGAGTTCAATTCAGGGCTCTTATAATTTTTGGATTAAATGCACTTAATGGGAAATCAATACAGCGAGATAATACTGCAACTGGTCCTTGGGATCCTACTAATGCTGCCTCTCTCATTCGTTACACTGTCAAGAAAGGTTATGATATTTTCGGTTGGGAACTTGGTAAGAATCCTCGCAATTTATGGTCAAATTAATGAGATATTTTATCAGAAGCATTTATATAATCTGAAAAGTTTGTCAACATGCCTTTTTTCTTGTCAGGGAACGAGCTGAGTGGGAGCGGTGTTGGGGTTGGAATTTCTGTGGATCAATATGCTGCTGATACGGTCGTTCTATACAATTTAATTCAAGATATTTACAAGGAGACTAGTCTCAAGCCACTAACCATTGGTCCTGGAGGATTCTTTGATGCCGGATGGTTCCAACAATACATAGCTAAAACAAATGGATCTCTAAATGCAATCACTCATCATATATACAATCTAGGCCCAGGTACTAAATCTTGCTAAGAACATCAAAAGTGatgattttaacaaaaaataagatTTAATCACCCACTGTATTTGTAGGCAGCGACGAGCACCTTATGGATAGGATTCTCAATCCATCTATTCTTGATTCTGGAGGAGATGATTTTCCAAGACTCCAGAGCATAGTGAACAGCTCTGGGACCTCAGCCGTTGCTTGGGTAGGTGAGTCTGGAGGAGCGTATAATAGTGGACGTGATAAAGTAACGAACGCATTCATGTTCAGTTTCTGGTAATCCCATATATTGTTTGCAACCGGAAAATTCTCGTACCATATAGCTGCT
This sequence is a window from Primulina huaijiensis isolate GDHJ02 chromosome 13, ASM1229523v2, whole genome shotgun sequence. Protein-coding genes within it:
- the LOC140991625 gene encoding heparanase-like protein 3 — encoded protein: MLSVDASEMGYSFLQKGWCIVVCLLCFSLICDVNADVTVEGRVFVDGRSPIAKTDKDFICATLDWWPPEKCDYGTCSWGHVSLLNLDLKNVVLLNAVRAFSPLKIRLGGTLQDKVIYQTEDNPKTCNSFTKNPSVLFGFTEGCLPLARWDELNSFFNQSGALIIFGLNALNGKSIQRDNTATGPWDPTNAASLIRYTVKKGYDIFGWELGNELSGSGVGVGISVDQYAADTVVLYNLIQDIYKETSLKPLTIGPGGFFDAGWFQQYIAKTNGSLNAITHHIYNLGPGSDEHLMDRILNPSILDSGGDDFPRLQSIVNSSGTSAVAWVGESGGAYNSGRDKVTNAFMFSFWYLNQLGMASAHDTKTYCRQSLIGGNYGLLNTTTFNPNPDYYSALLWHRLMGRYVLSTNFTGTNMIRAYAHCSKQSRGVTLLLINLDRNTTVQAELNFSGTSMQVNRRHRHHKHRSKVTLLPHDKQASVAKREEYHLTPMDGNIQSQTVLLNGKALTVDSSGAIPAMEPAFFNSSEPMTLAPYSIVFVHLPNVAIQACG